The proteins below come from a single Prochlorococcus marinus str. MIT 9215 genomic window:
- a CDS encoding DoxX family protein, with amino-acid sequence MEDTTQSNQVQAASINRTKAPQKVEVVVANSSSGSEVNILGELSIFILRIGFSALMIHHGLEKLQDPQGFAEFVVGKYFPFLPGDPVIWTFGAAITQLVCPVGLALGIFARLSSLGLFSTMAFAVYFHLLDTGLEGFPLAVVEGHNYAFELSFIYGAISLYFLCAGPGRLSLFRKTNKITYYPKST; translated from the coding sequence ATGGAAGACACCACGCAGAGTAATCAGGTTCAGGCAGCCAGCATCAATAGAACTAAAGCCCCTCAAAAAGTTGAAGTTGTAGTTGCTAATTCATCTTCAGGTTCTGAAGTAAATATCCTTGGGGAACTCTCAATTTTTATTTTACGCATTGGCTTTAGTGCATTGATGATTCATCATGGTTTGGAAAAACTGCAAGACCCACAAGGTTTCGCTGAGTTCGTAGTTGGTAAGTACTTCCCATTTTTGCCTGGTGATCCTGTTATTTGGACTTTTGGAGCAGCTATCACCCAATTAGTATGCCCAGTTGGATTGGCTTTGGGAATTTTTGCAAGGCTTTCGTCTCTAGGGTTATTTTCTACGATGGCATTTGCTGTTTATTTTCATCTCCTAGATACTGGTCTAGAAGGTTTTCCTTTAGCAGTAGTTGAAGGGCACAATTATGCATTTGAATTGTCTTTTATTTATGGTGCTATCTCTCTCTACTTTCTGTGCGCAGGTCCAGGCAGGCTTTCGTTATTCAGAAAAACTAACAAGATTACATATTATCCAAAGTCAACATAA
- the purH gene encoding bifunctional phosphoribosylaminoimidazolecarboxamide formyltransferase/IMP cyclohydrolase, giving the protein MSPLALVSVSDKKNIIQFCKELIENFNYKILSSGGTAKHLIEAKIPVIKVADFTNSQEILGGRVKTLHPKIHGGILAKRTDEEHQIDIKANDLELIDLVVVNLYPFKKTIDQGAKWEDAIENIDIGGPSMIRSAAKNHKYVSVLVDPSQYQNFLEESKKGELKESYKAKLALEAFQHTADYDTAISNWISKERGFQSSKHIKSYPLIKSLRYGENPHQKAFWYGLSNIGWNSAKQLQGKDLSYNNLLDLESALTTVLEFGYAEKDELTTDTFASIILKHNNPCGASVSNSASQAFLNALECDSVSAFGGIVAFNSNVDSETAIQLKDIFLECVVAPSFDEKALEILKVKKNLRILKLSKDQLPKNNQTSTKSIMGGLLVQDTDDNKEKSEGWISVTNKNPSNQMNLDLNFAWKICKHVKSNAIVIAKDQKTIGIGAGQMNRVGAAKIALKAAGKLCSGAVLASDGFFPFADTVELANEYGIKAIIQPGGSLRDQESIDMCNAKGIAMIFTQKRHFLH; this is encoded by the coding sequence ATGTCACCATTAGCTCTAGTAAGTGTCTCAGATAAAAAAAATATAATTCAATTTTGTAAGGAATTGATAGAAAATTTTAATTATAAAATTCTATCAAGTGGAGGAACTGCAAAACATCTCATAGAGGCAAAAATTCCAGTTATTAAAGTTGCAGACTTCACTAATTCTCAAGAAATACTTGGAGGAAGAGTCAAAACTTTACATCCAAAAATACACGGAGGAATATTAGCTAAAAGAACTGATGAAGAACATCAAATAGATATAAAAGCTAACGATCTTGAATTAATTGACTTAGTAGTTGTCAATTTATATCCTTTTAAAAAAACTATAGATCAGGGAGCTAAATGGGAAGATGCTATTGAAAATATCGATATAGGAGGGCCATCAATGATTCGTTCTGCAGCTAAAAATCATAAGTACGTTTCCGTTTTAGTAGATCCCAGTCAGTATCAAAATTTTCTTGAAGAAAGTAAAAAAGGTGAATTAAAGGAGTCATATAAAGCAAAATTAGCCCTTGAAGCTTTTCAACATACAGCAGACTATGACACTGCAATTTCAAATTGGATAAGTAAAGAAAGAGGTTTTCAATCTTCTAAACATATTAAATCTTATCCACTAATCAAATCCTTAAGATATGGAGAGAATCCTCATCAAAAAGCATTTTGGTATGGTTTAAGTAATATTGGATGGAACTCAGCAAAACAATTACAAGGTAAAGATTTAAGTTATAACAATCTATTGGATCTTGAATCTGCACTTACAACAGTTTTAGAATTTGGCTATGCAGAAAAAGATGAGCTTACAACAGACACATTTGCTTCTATTATCCTAAAACACAATAACCCTTGTGGTGCCTCTGTAAGTAATTCAGCATCTCAAGCATTTTTAAATGCCTTAGAATGCGACTCAGTTAGTGCATTTGGGGGAATAGTTGCTTTTAATTCAAATGTTGATAGTGAGACTGCGATTCAGCTCAAAGATATTTTTTTAGAGTGCGTTGTCGCTCCATCCTTTGATGAGAAGGCTTTAGAAATTTTAAAAGTTAAAAAAAATTTAAGAATTTTAAAGTTATCAAAAGATCAACTACCAAAGAATAATCAAACTTCTACTAAATCAATAATGGGAGGTTTACTCGTCCAAGATACTGATGATAATAAAGAAAAATCTGAAGGTTGGATTTCAGTAACTAATAAAAATCCAAGTAATCAAATGAACTTAGATCTAAATTTTGCATGGAAAATTTGTAAGCACGTGAAATCTAATGCCATTGTCATTGCAAAAGACCAAAAAACTATTGGTATTGGAGCTGGACAAATGAATAGAGTTGGAGCAGCAAAAATTGCATTAAAAGCAGCTGGGAAGTTATGTTCCGGTGCTGTTTTAGCTAGCGATGGTTTTTTCCCATTTGCAGATACTGTAGAACTTGCAAATGAATACGGTATAAAAGCTATTATCCAACCAGGAGGAAGTCTAAGAGACCAAGAAAGTATTGATATGTGTAATGCTAAGGGAATCGCAATGATATTTACTCAAAAAAGGCATTTTTTGCATTAA
- a CDS encoding alpha/beta hydrolase: protein MKYDINHEFVSISSQTATHRIILIHGWGADSDDLLIFGKEMTEKINLDFEVISLRAPGLHPSGQGRQWYGLYPHDWNGAEVEVNKLLVTLKKFDTDQIPLINTILLGFSQGGAMAIDAGFKLDLGLIVACSGYPHPNWVPGENCPPLIISHGLFDEVVPIDASRIIYEKVKSKSSKFCELLEFDGFHQIDSNLINFISSNINNIF from the coding sequence ATGAAATACGATATCAATCATGAATTTGTCTCGATTAGCTCTCAAACTGCAACTCATAGAATTATTTTGATACATGGTTGGGGAGCAGATTCAGATGACCTTTTAATATTTGGAAAGGAGATGACAGAAAAAATAAATCTTGATTTTGAGGTAATTTCTTTAAGGGCGCCTGGATTACATCCTAGTGGTCAGGGAAGACAGTGGTATGGGTTATACCCACATGATTGGAATGGAGCTGAGGTTGAAGTAAATAAACTTTTAGTTACATTAAAAAAGTTTGATACTGATCAGATTCCATTAATAAATACAATTTTGTTGGGATTCTCTCAGGGTGGGGCAATGGCGATTGATGCGGGATTTAAATTAGATCTTGGATTAATTGTCGCTTGTAGTGGTTATCCTCACCCAAACTGGGTGCCTGGCGAAAATTGCCCCCCATTGATTATTAGTCATGGTTTATTTGATGAAGTCGTACCTATAGATGCCTCCAGAATTATTTATGAAAAGGTAAAGAGTAAGTCATCTAAATTTTGTGAATTATTAGAATTTGATGGATTTCATCAAATTGATTCAAATTTAATTAATTTTATAAGTTCAAATATAAATAATATATTTTAA
- a CDS encoding DUF3155 domain-containing protein has translation MSKKRKRISRRRLAGQRVMAHVPIYHIETGKHKPVTAARRFIAENGLSAPSVFNVRRNEHTTDRFFWGEKGLFSAQYAEENHFLFPSLKVVVEGIGEEKIFEGLELTADDWEEIEEYEYAFV, from the coding sequence ATGTCAAAAAAAAGAAAAAGAATCAGCAGAAGAAGATTGGCTGGCCAAAGAGTTATGGCGCATGTACCTATTTACCATATCGAAACTGGGAAACATAAACCAGTTACAGCAGCAAGAAGATTCATAGCTGAAAATGGTCTATCTGCACCTTCAGTTTTCAATGTCAGAAGAAATGAACATACCACGGATAGGTTTTTCTGGGGTGAAAAAGGGTTATTTAGCGCTCAATATGCTGAAGAAAATCATTTTTTATTTCCATCACTAAAAGTCGTAGTTGAAGGAATTGGTGAGGAAAAAATATTTGAAGGTCTAGAACTTACTGCAGATGATTGGGAAGAGATTGAAGAATACGAATATGCTTTTGTTTAA
- a CDS encoding sensor histidine kinase, with amino-acid sequence MNLSKKFEELIIKQLESFGCSMGVTNLVMYLASAKQGTKASFEMIGQWPQIDRLLISIEDDPSLKVSSPNRRWYPLQENDILLGVLRVETDLKGGNWPVSLDSRLKALSVSLAKCVSIELERQNKNEEINYLKNQVNVIIHQLRNPLAALRTYAKLLIKRLGSDDDSIAIVERMIIEQKQINQYMDAFLQLNSPIQLPLEIGEERLLLPPNLDNKKVITLQSLLRPILERGKANANLENRNWTEPSIWPDWTLSPLKPKYAVIAEIVANLLENAFKYAQKDAEIGVIITSKGLCIFDDGKKIAKNENEKIFKKGFRGAAAKKKDGTGVGLFLARKLAQQIGGELRLLENYSIDNTEQLKNLKKKNIFYLELPIKELHA; translated from the coding sequence ATGAATCTCTCAAAAAAATTTGAAGAATTAATTATAAAACAACTAGAAAGTTTTGGTTGTTCTATGGGCGTGACTAATTTAGTTATGTATCTTGCTTCAGCTAAGCAAGGAACTAAAGCATCTTTTGAAATGATTGGTCAATGGCCACAAATTGATAGGCTTTTAATTTCAATAGAAGATGATCCTTCACTAAAAGTTTCATCTCCCAATAGAAGATGGTACCCGCTTCAAGAAAACGATATTCTCTTAGGTGTTCTTAGGGTAGAGACCGATTTGAAAGGGGGGAATTGGCCAGTTTCTCTTGATTCTAGATTAAAAGCGCTTTCAGTATCTTTAGCTAAATGCGTCTCTATCGAATTAGAACGTCAAAATAAAAATGAAGAAATAAATTATTTAAAAAATCAGGTCAATGTCATAATCCATCAATTGAGGAATCCATTGGCTGCTCTTAGGACATATGCCAAATTATTAATAAAAAGACTTGGTTCAGATGATGACTCTATTGCAATAGTCGAACGCATGATAATAGAGCAAAAACAAATTAATCAATATATGGATGCTTTCTTGCAATTAAATTCACCTATTCAACTTCCTCTAGAAATTGGAGAGGAAAGATTATTATTACCACCAAACTTAGATAATAAAAAGGTAATAACTCTTCAGAGTTTATTAAGGCCAATATTAGAAAGGGGTAAAGCAAATGCCAACTTAGAGAATAGAAATTGGACTGAACCTTCTATTTGGCCAGATTGGACTTTGTCGCCATTAAAGCCAAAATATGCTGTGATTGCGGAAATTGTGGCTAATTTATTAGAAAACGCTTTTAAATATGCCCAAAAAGATGCTGAGATTGGAGTCATAATTACGAGTAAAGGACTGTGCATATTTGATGATGGCAAAAAAATTGCTAAAAATGAAAACGAGAAGATTTTTAAAAAAGGTTTTCGAGGAGCTGCCGCTAAGAAGAAGGACGGCACTGGCGTGGGACTTTTTTTGGCGAGGAAATTAGCACAACAAATTGGAGGCGAATTGAGATTGTTGGAAAATTACTCGATTGATAATACTGAGCAATTAAAAAATCTTAAGAAGAAAAATATTTTCTATTTAGAACTTCCTATAAAAGAATTGCATGCATAA
- a CDS encoding adenosylcobinamide-GDP ribazoletransferase, whose translation MYFYIIKKYLIKNLAGSWIFYTTFPKIPLINPEFKNIAQFAPLLGFFIGTIQSYIFLFLRTNSWSIYASVLICLAAGYLITGGLHLDGLMDTFDGIFAGKKKRLKAMKDSKVGSFGVQSLVFITLIQIACILKIQNLIIFVLPICLFWGRFSNLFFIENFNYITYKKKAISHKKCWSGFKKESFISIIFLLIFIAYQFFSITSKAIFIKFLILILIGIFLSYFIPNILGNKIGGFNGDACGASVVLVETAMLFMHAILL comes from the coding sequence ATATATTTTTATATCATCAAAAAATATTTAATAAAAAATTTAGCTGGGTCTTGGATTTTCTATACGACATTTCCAAAGATACCTTTAATAAATCCAGAATTTAAAAATATTGCACAATTTGCGCCACTTTTAGGTTTTTTTATTGGGACAATACAGAGTTATATTTTTCTTTTTTTAAGAACAAACTCTTGGTCAATTTATGCATCTGTATTAATTTGTTTAGCTGCAGGATATTTAATTACTGGTGGTCTACACCTCGATGGTTTAATGGATACTTTCGATGGTATTTTTGCTGGCAAAAAGAAACGTTTAAAAGCTATGAAAGATAGTAAAGTTGGGTCCTTTGGCGTTCAATCTTTAGTTTTTATAACGTTAATTCAGATTGCTTGTATACTCAAAATTCAAAACCTAATAATTTTTGTTTTACCAATATGCTTATTTTGGGGCAGATTTTCAAATTTATTTTTTATAGAAAATTTCAATTATATTACTTATAAGAAAAAAGCCATTAGTCATAAAAAGTGTTGGAGTGGATTTAAAAAAGAATCTTTTATCTCCATTATTTTTCTTTTAATTTTCATTGCATACCAATTTTTTTCAATTACATCCAAAGCAATATTTATTAAATTTTTAATTCTTATTTTGATTGGTATTTTTTTAAGTTATTTTATCCCAAACATTCTTGGTAATAAAATTGGAGGCTTCAATGGAGATGCCTGTGGTGCGAGTGTTGTGCTGGTTGAAACTGCAATGTTATTTATGCATGCAATTCTTTTATAG
- the tgt gene encoding tRNA guanosine(34) transglycosylase Tgt has protein sequence MFEFEITSNCSNTKARTGIFHTPNGKVNTPKFMPVGTMATVKGISSKQLTSTGSEMILSNTFHLHLQPGEKLVKESGGIHNFMNWSKPILTDSGGYQVFSLAKLNNISDKGVEFKNPRDGSHVFLSPEKVIKIQMDLGSDVAMAFDHCPPHTANENDIEDSLQRTHSWLEKCIETHQKSNQALFGIVQGGKYPRLREYSAKFTSSFDLPGIAVGGVSVGEAVEDIHSVINYVPKFLPINKPRYLMGIGSLREISLAVANGFDIFDCVLPTRLGRHGTAFLNDERLNLRNARFKNDFSPIDKTCKCETCKSYSRAYLHHLIRNDEILGLTLISLHNIAHLLRFTNAISTAIKDNCFTNDFAPWKTSSIAHHTW, from the coding sequence GTGTTTGAGTTTGAAATTACATCGAATTGCAGTAATACAAAGGCAAGAACTGGTATATTTCATACACCAAATGGAAAGGTTAATACACCAAAATTTATGCCTGTGGGTACTATGGCAACGGTTAAGGGTATTTCATCGAAGCAGTTAACCTCTACAGGATCAGAAATGATTCTCTCAAATACCTTTCATCTTCATTTACAACCCGGAGAAAAATTAGTTAAGGAATCTGGCGGAATACATAATTTCATGAATTGGTCTAAGCCTATTCTTACTGATTCAGGAGGATATCAAGTTTTTAGTTTGGCAAAATTAAATAATATTTCTGACAAAGGTGTGGAATTTAAAAATCCAAGAGATGGTAGTCATGTATTTTTATCACCTGAAAAAGTAATAAAGATTCAAATGGATCTTGGATCGGACGTTGCAATGGCTTTTGATCATTGTCCTCCTCATACAGCTAACGAAAATGATATTGAGGACTCTTTACAAAGAACTCATTCATGGTTAGAAAAATGTATTGAGACTCATCAGAAATCCAATCAAGCATTATTCGGAATAGTTCAAGGTGGTAAGTATCCGAGATTAAGAGAATATAGCGCGAAATTTACAAGTTCTTTTGATCTTCCTGGAATAGCAGTCGGAGGGGTAAGTGTTGGCGAGGCAGTCGAAGACATACATAGTGTAATTAATTACGTCCCTAAATTCTTACCAATAAATAAACCAAGATACTTAATGGGAATTGGCTCTTTAAGAGAAATTTCTTTAGCTGTTGCTAATGGATTCGATATATTTGACTGCGTTTTGCCTACTAGACTAGGTAGACATGGTACGGCATTTCTTAATGATGAAAGATTGAATTTGCGAAATGCTCGATTTAAAAATGACTTTTCACCGATTGACAAAACTTGTAAATGCGAAACATGTAAGTCCTATTCTCGTGCATATTTGCATCATCTAATTCGAAATGATGAAATATTAGGTCTCACTCTAATAAGTTTGCATAATATTGCTCATTTATTGAGATTTACTAATGCAATCTCTACTGCAATTAAAGATAATTGTTTTACAAATGATTTCGCTCCTTGGAAAACATCCTCTATTGCTCACCATACGTGGTAA
- a CDS encoding photosystem II reaction center protein K: MLILLNTFAELPEAYKAFAPTVDVLPLIPLFFFLLVFVWQAAVGFK, from the coding sequence GTGCTCATTCTATTAAATACATTCGCCGAATTGCCTGAGGCTTATAAGGCCTTTGCTCCAACTGTTGATGTTCTTCCACTCATCCCTTTATTTTTCTTTTTATTGGTATTTGTTTGGCAAGCTGCAGTTGGATTTAAATAA
- a CDS encoding Gfo/Idh/MocA family protein: protein MQPTSSPVKVGVIGIGNMGWHHARVLSLLKDANLIGVADPNEERGKLAVEQFQCEWFEDYKDLIPKVDAICIAVPTLLHQKVGLDCLNGNTNVLIEKPIAANELEAKSLIEAANASKCLLQVGHIERFNPAFRELNKLVNNEEIVVLEARRHSPHADRANDVSVVMDLMIHDIDLVLELVNSKIQKLAAVGGRNSEGLIDYVNATLVFTNNVIASLTASKMSHKKIRSLSAHCQNGLVETDFLNHSLQIHRKSHESYTAEHGELVYRNDGYVEEVSTTSIEPLYAELEHFLKCVQGKENPEVDGEQASRALKIADFIECAVENSGDAILLENPF, encoded by the coding sequence ATGCAACCAACCTCATCACCCGTAAAGGTTGGAGTCATAGGTATAGGGAATATGGGCTGGCATCATGCTCGAGTACTAAGCTTACTCAAAGATGCAAATCTCATTGGAGTCGCAGATCCAAATGAAGAGAGAGGTAAATTAGCTGTTGAACAATTTCAATGTGAATGGTTCGAAGATTATAAGGACTTAATTCCAAAAGTTGACGCTATCTGTATAGCAGTCCCGACACTACTTCATCAAAAAGTAGGACTAGATTGTCTCAATGGAAATACTAACGTACTTATTGAAAAGCCAATTGCAGCTAACGAGTTAGAAGCAAAATCTTTAATAGAAGCCGCTAATGCAAGTAAATGTCTATTACAAGTTGGGCATATTGAGAGATTTAATCCTGCTTTTAGGGAATTAAATAAATTAGTAAATAATGAAGAAATTGTTGTTTTAGAAGCAAGGAGGCATAGTCCTCATGCCGACAGAGCAAATGATGTATCTGTTGTAATGGATTTAATGATTCATGACATTGATCTTGTTTTAGAGCTTGTAAATTCCAAAATACAAAAATTAGCAGCTGTTGGAGGCAGAAATAGTGAAGGATTAATAGATTATGTTAATGCTACTTTAGTTTTTACAAATAATGTTATTGCAAGTTTAACTGCCAGCAAAATGAGTCACAAAAAAATTAGAAGTTTAAGTGCTCACTGTCAAAATGGGCTAGTAGAAACTGATTTCTTAAATCACTCTTTACAAATCCATCGAAAGTCTCATGAATCATACACAGCAGAGCATGGCGAATTAGTTTATAGAAATGATGGATATGTCGAAGAAGTTAGCACAACCTCTATTGAACCTCTTTATGCAGAACTAGAACATTTTCTTAAATGTGTTCAAGGCAAAGAAAATCCTGAGGTAGATGGTGAGCAAGCATCAAGAGCTTTAAAAATTGCTGATTTTATAGAGTGTGCTGTAGAAAATTCTGGAGATGCGATTTTACTTGAAAATCCCTTCTAG
- a CDS encoding hemolysin family protein produces MKITLLLFLLFFPAFFAASELSFLLIRPSKVLRLIEEKKKGAFSILKIQKRFRSSLIASQFGVTISLIAIGWLSNNLANDYWESNILSNRFYDLLFFLFVVLIVTLISGLIPKALVINNPESAALRLTTIFDAVRKGMNPIVKTIEFFASACLGLFNLNNKWDSLNSDLSAGELETLIETDNVTGLKPDEKNILEGVFALKDTQVKEVMIPRSEMVTLPKNITFSELMKEVDKTRHARFFVIGESLDDVLGVLDLRYLAKPISKGEMEADTLLEPFLLPVTKIIETCSLAEIFPIVRDYNPFLLVVDEHGGTEGLITAADLNGEIVGEEMLNNSIYSDMRMLDNFSKKWSIAGKSEIIDINKKLGCFLPEGADYHTLAGFMLEKFQMVPKIGDVLDFNNIKFEVISMSGPKIDRVKIILPKS; encoded by the coding sequence ATGAAAATAACTCTACTTTTATTTCTTTTATTTTTCCCAGCTTTTTTTGCAGCGAGTGAACTCTCTTTTTTATTAATAAGGCCAAGTAAAGTTTTAAGATTAATAGAAGAAAAAAAGAAAGGAGCATTTTCAATTTTAAAAATTCAAAAGCGCTTTAGATCCTCATTAATTGCTTCTCAATTTGGAGTAACAATTTCATTAATTGCGATTGGATGGCTCAGCAATAACCTGGCTAATGATTACTGGGAAAGCAATATTTTGTCGAATAGATTTTATGATCTTTTATTTTTTTTATTTGTTGTTTTAATAGTTACTCTTATTTCCGGACTAATTCCTAAAGCCCTAGTAATTAACAACCCAGAATCTGCTGCATTGAGGTTAACCACAATATTCGATGCCGTAAGAAAAGGTATGAATCCTATAGTTAAGACAATTGAATTCTTTGCTAGCGCCTGTTTAGGCTTGTTCAATTTAAATAATAAATGGGATTCTTTAAACTCGGATTTATCAGCAGGAGAATTAGAAACTCTTATAGAGACTGATAATGTAACAGGTTTAAAACCAGATGAGAAGAATATTCTTGAAGGAGTTTTTGCTTTAAAAGATACACAAGTAAAAGAAGTAATGATTCCAAGATCTGAAATGGTAACTTTGCCAAAAAATATAACCTTTTCAGAACTTATGAAAGAAGTAGATAAAACTCGCCATGCTCGCTTCTTTGTGATTGGTGAGTCTTTAGATGATGTCTTAGGTGTATTAGATTTGCGTTATCTAGCTAAGCCAATATCAAAAGGTGAAATGGAAGCCGATACATTACTGGAGCCCTTCCTTCTACCAGTTACAAAAATAATAGAAACATGTTCATTAGCAGAAATATTTCCAATAGTAAGAGACTACAATCCTTTCTTACTAGTAGTTGATGAACATGGTGGAACAGAGGGGCTCATAACTGCAGCTGATCTAAATGGCGAAATAGTTGGAGAGGAAATGCTTAATAATAGTATTTATTCAGATATGAGAATGCTAGATAATTTCTCAAAAAAATGGTCTATAGCAGGAAAATCAGAAATTATTGACATCAATAAGAAGTTAGGATGTTTTCTTCCAGAAGGAGCAGATTATCATACTCTTGCTGGATTTATGCTAGAAAAATTTCAAATGGTTCCTAAAATTGGTGACGTTTTAGATTTTAATAACATTAAATTTGAAGTTATTTCTATGTCAGGTCCAAAAATTGATCGTGTTAAAATAATTCTTCCCAAAAGCTAA
- the pyrE gene encoding orotate phosphoribosyltransferase, translated as MDNFSEKYYLNKAKLLKQLIEKSYKKGNFTLSSGKKSNHYLNCKPVSLNGEGLNLISDLFLELKDSRSKAVAGLTLGADPIVSGLIVKAAWQGLDLNGLIIRKEIKKYGTKAGIEGPALEEGTLVTVLEDVVTTAGSVIKAIKKLRENNYVVEEVLSIVDRQEGGCEALNDENVKLKSLFTIKDFL; from the coding sequence ATGGACAATTTTTCTGAAAAGTATTACTTAAATAAAGCAAAATTGTTAAAACAGTTAATTGAAAAATCTTACAAGAAAGGAAACTTCACTTTGTCTTCAGGAAAAAAAAGCAATCATTACTTAAACTGTAAACCAGTATCATTAAATGGCGAAGGCCTAAACTTAATAAGTGATTTATTTTTAGAGTTAAAGGACTCAAGGTCAAAAGCTGTAGCAGGATTGACATTAGGTGCAGATCCCATTGTAAGTGGATTAATCGTCAAAGCAGCTTGGCAAGGCTTAGACCTTAATGGTCTAATAATTCGGAAAGAAATAAAAAAATATGGGACCAAAGCTGGGATAGAGGGCCCTGCATTGGAAGAAGGAACCTTGGTAACTGTCTTAGAAGATGTGGTTACAACTGCTGGTTCAGTAATAAAAGCTATAAAAAAGCTACGAGAAAATAATTATGTTGTTGAGGAAGTCTTGTCTATAGTTGATAGGCAAGAAGGAGGATGTGAAGCCCTTAATGATGAAAATGTTAAATTGAAGAGTCTTTTCACAATTAAAGACTTTTTATAA
- a CDS encoding folate-binding protein YgfZ, whose amino-acid sequence MQNIEKKFWLEKFDCFSITGKDARKFVNGITTGNILNSENEVIKTCWLTPKGVMRALIEIIFLESNLEVIILVGNTHEIIDYFNQIIFPADDVIMSKPFLINRIQEIDESTSWRTYRPIFFKTEDKEFEIYKNKLNLLNPNDLKLWKINQAIPSLEREINGKNNPLELGLKDLIDFNKGCYLGQETMSKIKNVSSLKQEIRIWKSFESNLNLDVEDKNLYINSAKDISVGKITSIFKLDSQIKGLAMIKRKYLEEGSYFFSEIFGKVIINKSIGSIFI is encoded by the coding sequence ATGCAAAATATAGAAAAAAAGTTTTGGCTTGAAAAATTTGATTGTTTTTCTATCACTGGAAAAGATGCCAGAAAATTTGTGAATGGAATAACAACTGGTAATATTCTAAATTCGGAAAATGAAGTTATCAAAACTTGTTGGCTAACTCCAAAAGGAGTTATGAGGGCATTAATTGAAATTATTTTTTTAGAAAGCAATTTAGAAGTAATTATCTTGGTGGGGAATACTCATGAAATAATTGATTACTTTAATCAAATTATTTTTCCAGCGGATGATGTAATTATGAGTAAACCTTTCTTGATAAATAGAATTCAGGAAATTGATGAATCTACTTCATGGAGAACTTACCGGCCTATTTTCTTCAAAACAGAAGATAAAGAATTTGAAATATATAAGAATAAACTAAATTTACTAAATCCCAATGATTTAAAACTTTGGAAGATTAATCAGGCAATACCATCTTTAGAAAGGGAAATAAATGGAAAAAATAATCCTCTTGAGCTCGGATTAAAAGATCTAATTGATTTCAATAAAGGTTGTTATTTAGGACAAGAAACAATGTCAAAAATAAAAAATGTTTCGTCTTTAAAACAAGAAATAAGAATTTGGAAATCATTTGAATCTAATTTGAATTTAGACGTTGAAGATAAAAATTTATATATAAATTCTGCTAAAGATATTTCTGTAGGCAAAATCACTAGTATTTTTAAATTAGATTCTCAAATAAAAGGCTTAGCAATGATAAAAAGAAAATATTTAGAAGAAGGAAGTTATTTTTTTTCAGAAATTTTTGGAAAAGTAATTATAAACAAATCTATAGGATCAATTTTTATTTAA